The Phycodurus eques isolate BA_2022a chromosome 5, UOR_Pequ_1.1, whole genome shotgun sequence DNA segment ATTTTTACAGTTTCACACCGaattaaatgactttgttgATGTGTTTGGGCTATGGCAGTAACCTTTTCATCTCCCTCAACTGATATGGTGCCATCAGTATCGCCTGCATTATCAGGCTGCCTGGTTTCACCAACCTTAAGCACTGATACTCTGCGCGGTGACAGTTCTATGACGCTTTTGGGAGAAGTGGTTGCTATGACAAACTCAGTTTCTGTATGGTTCCCAACAGTCCCTTCAACCTGATTCATGGGGCCTGTGGGTGTAGTATTTTTACTCGAGAAGCCTCGCAAGGGGATTTTCACCTCACAGTGGATTTCTTCCACCTTATCGCGTCCTTCTTCAATTAATCCCACATCAGAGTCTAAATGTTTTACAGTTGCACACTGaattaaatgattttgttgatgTTGAGCTATGGTACACACCGTTTCATCTCCTGTGACAGGTATGGTCCCATCAGTACCGGCTACAATATGAGGCTGGCTGGTTTCACCAACCTTAAGCACTGAGACTCTGCAAAGCGACAGTTTTGGGATGCTTCTGGGAGAAGGGGTTCCTGTGTGGTTACGAACAACCACTTCAACCTGACCCTGCAGGTCTGTGGGTGTAgtattttttccagaaaagCTCTTCAATGGAATGATCACCCCGCAGGGGATCTCTTGAACCTTATCTCTTCTGTTTTCATCTAATTGTAGATCAGATCCTGAGTGTTTTACAGTTTCACACTGAATTAAATGAGGTTGTTGATGATTTGGAGCCATGGTAGCCACCTTCTCGTCTCCACCAGTACCTACACCAAAAGAGAACGTACCCCTTGCTTTGTTCAGGCTTTCTCTTTCAACACTGGACATTGTTTGGGAAGTAATTCCTTCCATCTTGCGGGTTACCAGAGAGAGAATTTCAGATGTTGATGCATTATGAGTAATacccacttctgacaccgaAACACAAGTGTATCCCGAAACAGCGTGATCTGTGATCGCTTTATTTTGACACACCATTCTCGACTGTAATTCAACGTCAGTCTCGAGCAGCTGTTTCTCGAAATAATCTCTGCGATTAGGTTCTGCACTGTGATCTTCCAATTCTGAATCGTCACTGTCAAAGACAATAAATACCGGCTGATCGCTCAAATCACCATCTTCCGCAGTGAATGCAGAATTGCAGTTATCCTTCCCATCTGATCCTTTTACCGAGTGATTATGTCCGCGACAAGAATGCTGTGTGAATTTTAGGTTCTCAGCCTGGTCTGCTTCTGGTTGTTCCCTTGCCGAGAGTTTTCTGTTGCAGAATTGATCTGATTCTTTGTATTCTATTTGAAGCACTGGAGGAGTTGCATCACTTGCTTCTTTGTAGAGCCCTCTTTCTGGAAAAGATGAAAATCTTCCACATTTGAACAACCCGATCCGCTCTGTTGGGTCTGCATTTTCAGAGCCACCTTTTAAATCCGTCTTGTCTCTGTTAGAGTTATGTAACACACGGTCCATTCCAACAATACTGCTGCGATCCTCTGTCTGAACTGAAACCATCTCAAGCTCTCCTTGTACGTAATTTACATCCTCTTTTCCAGAGGGTGCCTCAGTGTGCTGCAGGCAGCCAGCGTCTTGTGAAAGAGTCCAACAGCACTTGCTGCTGCTTTTATTCAGAGTCTCTGCAGAGAGAATCGTGGTTTGGTCACTCTggaagaacaacaacattttgctttaaaaaacatttgaataaaaaccAAATCATTAAACAGACAACTCATTAGAggtcgtttcttttttttttctttaaatcaatGTAACATCAGAACCAACCTGAAATGCTGGTGCCTCTTTTAGTCCTATTGGTGAACTGGGTGAGTCAGATGCTTTTGTACCGTTGCGTTGAGGATCTGAAGGGGGAACCGCTACTCTGTTGGGGTTCCCAAGAGACAAGTCCAGAATTTCAGATTCTCGATCCAAAGAGGAGGTCCCTCTGAGGTCCGAAGTGTTAGAAACGGAATGTTCTGAAGTATCTTCTACATCCACTGGAGAAGTAAATGCATCCACCTTGGGCTTAGACTGAGCCAGGGCTGTAATCTCTGAATGTGGGTTTGTAAGGTTAGAGCCCAAGTCAAGTGAACCGGGCGAGTTAAATGCTTCTGTTCTATTGACTTGACGATCTGATGACAGAAACTGTACTCGATTAGGGTTCTCAAGAGACAAGTCCAGAATTTCAGATTCTCGATCCAAAGAGGAGGTCCCGCTGAGGTCCGAAGCGTTAGAAACGGAACGTTTTGAAGTATCTTCTACACCTGGTGGAAGAGCAAACTGATCCTCGCCGAGCTCAGACTGAGCCCGGGTTGTAATCTCTGCTTCTGAATGCTTACACTCATTTGAATGGGGGTTTACAACGTCTGAGCCCATGTCAACGAACCTCGCTGTTGAGCGGCTGTAGAAGAAACTAATCCACATGTTGACAATGAGCTGCATGTCTTCGCTGGTGTCTTGGCTAGATAAATCCCATGGActgtaaaaatgagaaaaactgaTATGTACACTGAAATCAACCAGCTAAGACACGACCGTTATCATTTGTCTCAGGTTTGTACATACCCATGCAAGGCTCGGATGACGGTTCGGTCCTTTGGGTCGCTTGAAAACCTGCTGTCTCGATTGAAGTCATACTTTTCCTTCCATTGCCGTGTCACTTGGACAGATTCACCTTTAGAAACAAAACTGCGATAGCGCTTGAACAAATTCATCCATTTCCCTAGGTGGTCTGAGGGCACACAATTTGTGTCTTCCAGATCATCTGAGTTCTGTGGTGTCTGAATACCATGTTGCCTGTGCAGCAATCCAGTAGAACCACTTAAAGGGGACACCTGGAAGGGTGTACCCGGTAAACCAGAGGGTATAGCGGCAGACAGGGGTAATGAGTAACCATGTTCTTTACACAACAAACTAACCAACGCAGTGCCTTCCACGAGAGGGCTTGGTGATGATGTGACTCTCGTGACAGGCTGCCCTAGCAGAGTATAAAGAACTGAAACTTCACCAGCACTGGTAACATCTTTGGGCTCGTCATTCTTCCTCAAACCTGACTGGGACTGCCTCTCAACTTCTTGGTCTGATTGTGACGGAACCTGCTCACTCGTGGCCCCCAGCGCCAGATCAGCGAGTAAATTTAAAGCATCTGTCGATGAGTTTGAGATTGGCGTTTTCTTCCTGAGAGAATAAACCCGAGCACACTCTTTGAGAGTTTGACTGGCGCGAGATGGGGGTTGGAAGTGCATCCACCCTGTCAAGACAAAACAGAAGGGACACTGCATGAAAGTCAAAATCACAATGAACGCACCAGTGTAccatggtaccttgatttacggagtttaatccatttaaaaatactaataataataataataataaaacaataaaccaAGCTACAGCTCGTAATTTGAAAACCAAGTatgttggggcactcgtaactcaaggtaccactgaatTGAAAAATAAGACTTACATGTCTTTTTAAAGTGTTCCCGCGAGATGTCTAAGTGCTTCCTGAGTGTTTTAATCCTATTCCACTTTGGGTAAATGGATGGAGGCCTGCTGATGATTTGACCTTTGTCTCCTTGGGTCTCCAACAAGCCTTCCCTTTTTTGAGGGTCGTCCACCCTGCTTTGCTCTACCGTATTTGTCGTTTCTTCGGGGTTGACCGACTGCACCGTCGAGTCTTGCTCAATTGCCACTGCGGTGTCAGTTGGAATCATGATCACGTCGAGGTCAAATctgtttttcttcaaagaaGGACCTGTCTCTGCAGTCAGATCTTTTGAATTTTCATTTAAATCGAGGTGGTGTTTTGATGTCTTTCTCCTCGTGAGGATGCATGTCGGTTCATGCTTTGTAGTGCACTGATCATGATAGGTAGGACCAGTGTGTTCATGAACACCTTCTGGTTGAACTGGATCGTCACCGTCCTCAGAGTCTTGAACTGTGCTTTGGTCTGGACTTCCTGTCTTGGATTCCATTACCTCCATCCCACAGGCTGCCAGTTCTGGAAACACGCTGGGCTGCTCCTCTATTTCAGCCGCGTCAGGAGCTATTGTAGGGCTTGGGAACTGTTCAACATTTGCCGTCTCTTTGAAAGACTTGAAAGATGGCAGATCCCTCAAACCGTGAGGAACTAAGACTCTACCGCATTCACTAATGACTGGCTTTAAGTTCCAACGCTCAGATTTCTGTCTCAGGGGAGCTTCCAGGTCTATCACATTGGCGCCAGGCAATGTCCGTTTTTCTGGATTTGTCTTCTCTGCGTTTACTGATTCAACAGTAATAGTTGTAACGTTTTGCCCTTTCATGACCCACCTTCTGAGCTTCTCCCAATCTATATTTGAGGCTCCTGTTTTTTCCTCAGCCTGACTACTGAGCCGATCATCTTCAGAaggtttttttagtttttgtaacCCGGGAGTCTCAAAAGATGGTTTACTTGCCtcttttttacttttggaatgtttttgaagtagtttcctttgttgtttttttgtgagagGAGATAACTCTGGACAATCTGTAGCCCTCCTGCGTTTGGCAGAAAAAGACTTTGTGGGGACGGGACTGACCGGACTCTTCTCAGTTACACTTTGCTCAGAGGTGAAGCTCACAATCAGCTCTGCTGGAACGTCAGGAGTCTTGAGGGTTTTCATTTCATGATCATCGGATTTGTTCAGCACTTGCAAATCATTCAGGGAAACCGTTGGTCCAGCTATTGTTTCGCCAGTACTCGTCTCCAACTTTGCAGGCGTCTTTTCAACAATCATCTGAACTTTTGATCCTGTTTGCAGAGGACTAGCTGGAACCACCTTAGAAGATGACAGCGAGCCGTTGGTGTCATGAATAGTCGGTGCCAGAGATGGACTTCGGTGCCAGTCCGGGATTTAGCAGCACCGTATACGTCTGCATGCTGTTTGCCGCTATATTACACATTCCTTTGTTTGGATCTGCATTTGTTTTCTTGACTTCATCTTCAGCTAAACGTAGGACCGgcagaaatctgagaatttCATATGAAATGAACCCACACGGTTTGGGCTCTGtgataaaacaagaaaaagacaCTTGGTTAAACCTCCATGTGAGAGCgacatgctcttttttttttttttttttaaatctgtattTACTTACCCTTCATCGCCAACGCTCtgacaaaggaaaacaaatgtttagatagctgaattgttttcaatcagactgtacagtggaacctcttcaGTCGAAATGCCCCATAGGGCCAACAAATTTTGGAAAACTGTTGTGGCATGCAAGACCGCTGTAAGCTTAACTGAACCAatatattttccttttattaTATTGTCTCGCTGTTCCATTTGTGTTGGAGTAGCGCTCGCTCGAAGCTTTAGAATGACCCTAACATCTTTGCTCATTTCTGTTACCCCCGTTTATGGCGTTTCActttatgtgttagcatttagcGAGCAGATTGGGGCTCAATGTATTTTCTATGGAAGAATTTGAATGTTGAAATTGCAacttggaggttccactgtataacatcccaaaataaaatccaatatCATGTTAAAGCACCTTCTTTTTTTATAGGAAAAAGCTACAACAGCAAACGGACACGTGAGGCTGGGCGACACCGCCGTTTCGTTGCTTCTGTTATCAAGCAGCTCATATATGAAACACTGCGGAAAGGAAAGaagaggtaaaaataaataataataatatgggaTCAATTTCCACTCGGTGTTCATAGTGCCGATCTCAAAGTGCAGTAATTACTTGGGTTCTCTCGAACGCGAGAGAGAAACTGGTTTGCGTGGTCACAGAAGCCAGGTGCTGCGACACGTGGCAGTCAAAGCCCACAGTGGGCGTGCCGAGATCCTGGGTCTGGTTCGCAGAAACTCTTTTGACTTTCCCCTGCGGAACGGAGAACGACTTGCGCAGTTAATGTACATGCCAACTGACGCTCTGTCACCACCCACCCCATTTTCCAGTACCGTCGTCAGCCTGACTATAGCAATGTATCCCGATTGGCCATCTTGCCAGCGCTCAGGTCCCAAACAGTCAGAGAACATTGAGATGTAAACGCCTGAAAGACACCAGTGAAATACACTAAGAAAGAAGTCATCAAAAGTcactcagtatttttttttaaattattttccaatATATCCTACTCCAACCTACAGTggatagattaaaaaaaaaaaaaacacacacacacacacacatacatacaatacagacatataacttgttttcaaacacaaatCATTAATCCTGCTATGATCGTTTAGTAGCCGACATTTTggggtaaaataaaaatatgtcatgtcaTATTCTTAATCCCTTAAACTGTATATAAATCATTATCACTTGAGGCTGCTTGACAGAAGATTTGTTCAATTCCACACTGCACACAGTATTTGGGGGCCATATCATCCCCATCACGAACTGGGGAAGAAACGAGAAAAACGTCTCACggctgccgcacaccgagcgacgcggCCCAACTCGGTGGAGCGGTCGTGCGGCGCGCGCGGGGTTTGGCGGCCGTTTGCACGAACGGCCGACGAGTCTGCCGCTGGTGCTCGCCGTCGCAGCTTTCACCCAATCAAAATGCGCACAAGCTTTCACTCGCACTGCAAATATATTTCCGGGTTGAAGCGAGCTGTGCCACCCTGCTGCCTCAAGCCATCTAAATAGTATATAAaccatcaaatattgttttacatcaatacttaattATATCCATAAACTGCGACTGAATCCCGCAGTGTGCAGCAGGCTTTACAGTTAACAGACAGATAGCTAAACGGaccctgtattttttttatcagtaaGTGAATATTAAATGAGTGCAAAGTAACATTACGTGACGTAATTTAAATGAGGTACAGGAAAGCAACCAGCCAAAAACCGGTCGGGTGACTTCATGGACTTTCCTTTGCGTTTTTCAAGCCTGATCGTGCTGAAGAAATTCGCAAGAATATTGATTTGTATGCATTTCTGTGTGGAAACTTGTGCAATGTTTACTGTGGCAGTGAAGTGCGATGGTTTCAACTGATAGCACGACGCTGGACTTTGGTATTTTACGGCTGCGCTGCTCATCCCGCGTACCGCGACTTGTGATTTACAGCCAACCAATTATAATTGCGAGTCATCATTcatatatcgcagatttttaaggggtcaggttttctttttttccagtttaaagGCAAGTCTGAAATCAGAGTTGTAGCACCATGTTATAAGGCACATTTAGGAAAGTCCACTAGCTAACTCtgtacacacaatgcaaaacgccatagaggGGCTAACgaatatacaataaaaataatataatatacaccTACGTGGCACTGTTGTGAAgttttaagcaacggatatttgaagacaaaatgGTGGAACAACAGATTTAGCCCACagtcatactgtatgttcaaaaaacaaagtgaaaaacaactaatagtACTGCAGCTTCAGGAGTCAGTTATGGAACGCTTCATGTCTGCATTagactgccccctggtggccacgGTGCACAGATCAGCAGGAGTACAATGTGGGTGAGAACCGATTAATGGCATTACCATGCATTGGAATGAACGGGGAATGATTTGAGAGAAGTGTGAAGTGTTTTGAGCTATGACCGTTGAATTAAACTCATctggcaccactgtataagctaatttccattagcccgtGTATGCCATTTTGCATTATGTTACCATTAAGATAGCGGACTTTCATTAGACTAAAGTAAATTACTTTGGTATGTTGACGTTTAAATTcccttttatttgtgtgtgtctgcttgacagtaaacgtcaagtgggagtgacaaacagccgATTCATTTGGCCGTAGTGTGAGCTTTTGCCACGTTTGCTTTGACGTCGTTCACGACCTTTGAACCGGGACCTCTAAAATGTAACGCAGCCTTATTTAGTTACCCTTCAAGGGGTCTCCCAAACTTGTACAAGTGCTCGTCCCAGTGAGTACTCCAGTTTGCCCGAAAGCATTTgcctgtgaaaacaaaaaaaatggacagcaaaaaaaaaaaaaaaaatttataaaaaaaattgtatcatAATCATAATATGAGCAAGGAGATGAATTTGAACAGATTGAGCACATATTTTCATACCTTGGTGACGTCATTAAACAGCAAAAAGCCATAAGTCTCCTCCAGGTCTTGTTCTGAATATCCCGCTTGTCTTCTCTTGGCTCGAAAGGCAGCGTACTGAAGTTGGATACAAAACTGATTTGGAAAACAAACCCTCCAAACCGCGTTTAAAACACACACTCCGATGACACTAACCTTTTGCTTCAAGGTCGCGTTTTTAACGAGGGAAGCCGACTTGTACGTGAAAGACAGCTTGGACTCGTCGTACAAGTACGCGCTTTGGAGTGGAGCCAAGATTTTCCGTTGAAACGTCTCGGAATATTCCGTCACTGGTATTGAAACACCTAAATGGGAAGTGGGGCCAAATATATTACCccgaagaaaaaataaataattataaaaaaaatgttatttgggGCTTTTGTTTCAGTATTTCTACTTTTATGGCAACGactgcggggaaaaaaaaaaaaaaaaaaaaaaggaatcgaGTCAATTCTGTTTTGAGGGAAGGTGTTGACCAATTTGACCCGCGTTTATTTCGAAAGTAAGTGCGAAAGTGAAAGTTAAGAGTACTCAACTCGAAGCGGAATCGGTTCCACTTTCCATTTCGGGACGTGTCAACTGTGACGTTCGCCTCGTGTCCTTCCTGGAAGACCAAAGTTTCTTCTTTGAAACAtgaccccacccccccctccccccccaaaaaaataaataaattcagaaATTGAATGAATCACTTAAACCTAATCCCGACCAAACACATTTCCTTTCACTTTTCCTCCTCTGACATGAAGAAACATAACCCAAAACATCGATCATCGTCTGCTGTCCCAACCAGGAAGTGAAGTGAGGATCCGGGCCACGTAGCACagcaacaacccccccccccccaccccccgccaaaaaaaagacagaaaaagaagCCAAAATCGATTAAATCCAATTTTGCTCGTCAGTCCGACGCGAGTGAAAACAAGTGAAAGTTGGGCACCGTCGGAAAGCGACGCGTGTCCGCTCGCGAGACGACGGCGACGATTGAGGGGAGGAAACGAAAGCAAACGACTCGTCGTCGTCGGGCGCGTCCATTTTGAAACTTGTCAAACGAGTCGGGGCGGGAGCGCCCGCCGGGAGAAGTTGCTCAAGTTCTCGCCCCGCCATTCCCGTCCAGCTCGTTACACATTCCTATTTTCACCAACGAACGCAACGAAATGTGTTCCTCGCGTGACTACTTGTGTTACCACCagtgacaactttttttttcttcttctacccAACTCATGTTTCGATCATATACGACTGACTGCACGACACGCATCAACGACAACAATGGATGACATATTAGTGCGCtgtgcttgtaaaaaaaaaaacaaaaaaaaaagaggcaacaCTGCCACGACAGTACAGTATAGATGTTACTAAGAAATAGTTTGTCAAAACAAGGAATCAGATAACAATCTTGCAAAAAAGCTGACAATTAATAACATTGACGCTTTGTTACCACCGATATtgcttttcctttatttttatacagttatcTATAGTGCGATGACGGAGAAATTGTTGCTGTATAAAGACAAGTAGTCGTAAAGCGAGGACGCCCCGTACTGAAGCGATATGAGGCCAGTTTGACGTGGTACGCGAGTCGACTACATTTCCCAGAGTTCCTCGCGGTCTCTCTCCTTCTCAGCCACGGACGCGCGCACTGGTTGGCACAGGTTGGCACCGGTCCTCGGAGCGCACGCGGCGTGTTTTGTTGGCAGGAACGCCGGCCGGGCACTCGACGCCTTT contains these protein-coding regions:
- the LOC133402846 gene encoding uncharacterized protein LOC133402846 isoform X2, translated to MIVEKTPAKLETSTGETIAGPTVSLNDLQVLNKSDDHEMKTLKTPDVPAELIVSFTSEQSVTEKSPVSPVPTKSFSAKRRRATDCPELSPLTKKQQRKLLQKHSKSKKEASKPSFETPGLQKLKKPSEDDRLSSQAEEKTGASNIDWEKLRRWVMKGQNVTTITVESVNAEKTNPEKRTLPGANVIDLEAPLRQKSERWNLKPVISECGRVLVPHGLRDLPSFKSFKETANVEQFPSPTIAPDAAEIEEQPSVFPELAACGMEVMESKTGSPDQSTVQDSEDGDDPVQPEGVHEHTGPTYHDQCTTKHEPTCILTRRKTSKHHLDLNENSKDLTAETGPSLKKNRFDLDVIMIPTDTAVAIEQDSTVQSVNPEETTNTVEQSRVDDPQKREGLLETQGDKGQIISRPPSIYPKWNRIKTLRKHLDISREHFKKTWWMHFQPPSRASQTLKECARVYSLRKKTPISNSSTDALNLLADLALGATSEQVPSQSDQEVERQSQSGLRKNDEPKDVTSAGEVSVLYTLLGQPVTRVTSSPSPLVEGTALVSLLCKEHGYSLPLSAAIPSGLPGTPFQVSPLSGSTGLLHRQHGIQTPQNSDDLEDTNCVPSDHLGKWMNLFKRYRSFVSKGESVQVTRQWKEKYDFNRDSRFSSDPKDRTVIRALHGPWDLSSQDTSEDMQLIVNMWISFFYSRSTARFVDMGSDVVNPHSNECKHSEAEITTRAQSELGEDQFALPPGVEDTSKRSVSNASDLSGTSSLDRESEILDLSLENPNRVQFLSSDRQVNRTEAFNSPGSLDLGSNLTNPHSEITALAQSKPKVDAFTSPVDVEDTSEHSVSNTSDLRGTSSLDRESEILDLSLGNPNRVAVPPSDPQRNGTKASDSPSSPIGLKEAPAFQSDQTTILSAETLNKSSSKCCWTLSQDAGCLQHTEAPSGKEDVNYVQGELEMVSVQTEDRSSIVGMDRVLHNSNRDKTDLKGGSENADPTERIGLFKCGRFSSFPERGLYKEASDATPPVLQIEYKESDQFCNRKLSAREQPEADQAENLKFTQHSCRGHNHSVKGSDGKDNCNSAFTAEDGDLSDQPVFIVFDSDDSELEDHSAEPNRRDYFEKQLLETDVELQSRMVCQNKAITDHAVSGYTCVSVSEVGITHNASTSEILSLVTRKMEGITSQTMSSVERESLNKARGTFSFGVGTGGDEKVATMAPNHQQPHLIQCETVKHSGSDLQLDENRRDKVQEIPCGVIIPLKSFSGKNTTPTDLQGQVEVVVRNHTGTPSPRSIPKLSLCRVSVLKVGETSQPHIVAGTDGTIPVTGDETVCTIAQHQQNHLIQCATVKHLDSDVGLIEEGRDKVEEIHCEVKIPLRGFSSKNTTPTGPMNQVEGTVGNHTETEFVIATTSPKSVIELSPRRVSVLKVGETRQPDNAGDTDGTISVEGDEKVTAIAQTHQQSHLIRCETVKISGTNVELIEEGEDKKVEESNCRVIIPFRGFFIGTGSPKSIRKLSPCRVSVLRVSDTSQPDAAGGSGVTLSVERGEKVATIPRNHQQSHLIECETIKDLDSDVELTEEGQDKKVKDIHCIVPLKGFSRENTTPTEPQSLVEEAVWNQREKDFFIRTGSPKSILELSPCRASVLKVSGTSQPDIAEGRSDNIAVPTTLDDKPKSVGSANPCNEVCSDVPHPRILQKIDTNSSPTDKWSQIESTNITPTLGQPSNLNDTKDKNAKLAQSASTSQSLRFEPSDRLVVISQLKSKPEQYCLDIPTYRMKLWKTKCRFYILVTSGDAFFEETKACLEAAGHTAVQPDQFFLYEEHLPLLIIVKNEDISAHLSQVPHLLELKKLPDVLFAGIDEPHDLVNLTHQELFLSGGFVMFDRSSLESLSLV
- the LOC133402846 gene encoding uncharacterized protein LOC133402846 isoform X1, with product MIVEKTPAKLETSTGETIAGPTVSLNDLQVLNKSDDHEMKTLKTPDVPAELIVSFTSEQSVTEKSPVSPVPTKSFSAKRRRATDCPELSPLTKKQQRKLLQKHSKSKKEASKPSFETPGLQKLKKPSEDDRLSSQAEEKTGASNIDWEKLRRWVMKGQNVTTITVESVNAEKTNPEKRTLPGANVIDLEAPLRQKSERWNLKPVISECGRVLVPHGLRDLPSFKSFKETANVEQFPSPTIAPDAAEIEEQPSVFPELAACGMEVMESKTGSPDQSTVQDSEDGDDPVQPEGVHEHTGPTYHDQCTTKHEPTCILTRRKTSKHHLDLNENSKDLTAETGPSLKKNRFDLDVIMIPTDTAVAIEQDSTVQSVNPEETTNTVEQSRVDDPQKREGLLETQGDKGQIISRPPSIYPKWNRIKTLRKHLDISREHFKKTWWMHFQPPSRASQTLKECARVYSLRKKTPISNSSTDALNLLADLALGATSEQVPSQSDQEVERQSQSGLRKNDEPKDVTSAGEVSVLYTLLGQPVTRVTSSPSPLVEGTALVSLLCKEHGYSLPLSAAIPSGLPGTPFQVSPLSGSTGLLHRQHGIQTPQNSDDLEDTNCVPSDHLGKWMNLFKRYRSFVSKGESVQVTRQWKEKYDFNRDSRFSSDPKDRTVIRALHGPWDLSSQDTSEDMQLIVNMWISFFYSRSTARFVDMGSDVVNPHSNECKHSEAEITTRAQSELGEDQFALPPGVEDTSKRSVSNASDLSGTSSLDRESEILDLSLENPNRVQFLSSDRQVNRTEAFNSPGSLDLGSNLTNPHSEITALAQSKPKVDAFTSPVDVEDTSEHSVSNTSDLRGTSSLDRESEILDLSLGNPNRVAVPPSDPQRNGTKASDSPSSPIGLKEAPAFQSDQTTILSAETLNKSSSKCCWTLSQDAGCLQHTEAPSGKEDVNYVQGELEMVSVQTEDRSSIVGMDRVLHNSNRDKTDLKGGSENADPTERIGLFKCGRFSSFPERGLYKEASDATPPVLQIEYKESDQFCNRKLSAREQPEADQAENLKFTQHSCRGHNHSVKGSDGKDNCNSAFTAEDGDLSDQPVFIVFDSDDSELEDHSAEPNRRDYFEKQLLETDVELQSRMVCQNKAITDHAVSGYTCVSVSEVGITHNASTSEILSLVTRKMEGITSQTMSSVERESLNKARGTFSFGVGTGGDEKVATMAPNHQQPHLIQCETVKHSGSDLQLDENRRDKVQEIPCGVIIPLKSFSGKNTTPTDLQGQVEVVVRNHTGTPSPRSIPKLSLCRVSVLKVGETSQPHIVAGTDGTIPVTGDETVCTIAQHQQNHLIQCATVKHLDSDVGLIEEGRDKVEEIHCEVKIPLRGFSSKNTTPTGPMNQVEGTVGNHTETEFVIATTSPKSVIELSPRRVSVLKVGETRQPDNAGDTDGTISVEGDEKVTAIAQTHQQSHLIRCETVKISGTNVELIEEGEDKKVEESNCRVIIPFRGFFIGTGSPKSIRKLSPCRVSVLRVSDTSQPDAAGGSGVTLSVERGEKVATIPRNHQQSHLIECETIKDLDSDVELTEEGQDKKVKDIHCIVPLKGFSRENTTPTEPQSLVEEAVWNQREKDFFIRTGSPKSILELSPCRASVLKVSGTSQPDIAEGRSDNIAVPTTLDDKPKSVGSANPCNEVCSDVPHPRILQKIDTNSSPTDKWSQIESTNITPTLGQPSNLNDTKDKNAKLAQSASTSQSLRFEPSDRLVVISQLKSKPEQYCLDIPTYRMKLWKTKCRFYILVTSGDAFFEETKACLEAAGHTAVQPDQFFLYEEHLPLLIIVKNEDISAHLSQVPHLLELKKLPDVLFAGIDEPHDLVNLTHQELFLSGGFVMFDRSSLESLSLDEVKRFLEVVQELNKTGKWKWLLHYRDSRRFKENARFSAEAEEKKRFFSWSQETGLCSVLPYHECDAKSRDQPDYLACLVHLQDQNIAARFPVFVTDIRTVNEFEKNGILTTTVNSFLMHFST
- the LOC133402848 gene encoding protein TASOR-like, yielding MESGTDSASSVSIPVTEYSETFQRKILAPLQSAYLYDESKLSFTYKSASLVKNATLKQKYAAFRAKRRQAGYSEQDLEETYGFLLFNDVTKANAFGQTGVLTGTSTCTSLGDPLKGVYISMFSDCLGPERWQDGQSGYIAIVRLTTGKVKRVSANQTQDLGTPTVGFDCHVSQHLASVTTQTSFSLAFERTQCFIYELLDNRSNETAVSPSLTCPFAVVAFSYKKRRALAMKEPKPCGFISYEILRFLPVLRLAEDEVKKTNADPNKGMCNIAANSMQTYTVLLNPGLAPKSISGTDYS